One Vespula pensylvanica isolate Volc-1 chromosome 1, ASM1446617v1, whole genome shotgun sequence genomic region harbors:
- the LOC122627615 gene encoding transient receptor potential channel pyrexia-like isoform X1 — protein MEDNKNRVKLMLAIENDEIDEALKILDEDDSNELLQPLGLLGITVVHLAAWKGHLDLLKRFLERGANIKSLDKIGRSALFYAAHAGHLEITQWLLKNKSSTETRIGIDSCRRHGLKIQETSKVDCRVGQDLPVPECCGRTPLHQAAKNNHSDVVKTLVEAGANVNAQDERGITALLLAGCNVNSNDVIEMSKFVEIIDVLVSAKASTNVIHSGTGLTALHLATALGSPRAVRRLLEGDAWPLFQCADTKSTPLHIAADAGNLETLLVLLKKIRRDHVDIRDKIGQTALHLACYQGHRECARVLIDHGGYLSAETKSGVTVIDVVFAHIPGPISFLTDIMDTRVRFINHQNIGEDARISIDFSILAPHSELQTNVIIALIAAASNVEQLGILQHPLIESFLHLKWAKLRVFFFLLVFLYVSFVLSLSTFAITLLRQGNCHVPQIVLSICSTMLLLYNTAQVMMLPRHYIRQFETWLSFISAALSFMVCMIVDNIRFVVITSNGIRTPELVLHSISIAILLGWIQMMLLIGRFPTWGYYALMFSTVLSNILKVLLAFVCMIFGFALSFTVLFHNNEQFHDCWKAIVKTVVMMMGEYDYENLFPSDTKGDKSFLTVTSRVIFLGFIILASMVLMNLMIGLAVNDIQGLQKEGHIRRLLKQAEFVAHLEKLTSHQIFKSNWLHPWFRTIVNSRRVVTTKMLLHCRDNNLYESFRGISIELMESLFLLASRNNQQNERNRFKSSRIDTNAMSLLINLQEQIQQLQKLYYPSIPDRRSKLFGKRLIRRRLSWDV, from the exons atggaggacAACAAGAATCGAGTGAAACTAATGTTAGCGATAGAGAATGATGAAATCGATGAAGCATTGAAAATCTTGGATGAGGACGACAGTAACGAACTCCTTCAACCACTCGGATTACTCGGCATCACTGTTGTACATTTGGCCGCATGGAAGGGTCATTTGGATTTGTTGAAACGATTTTTAGAGAGAGGTGCCAACATCAAATCTCTCGACAAAATCGGTAGGAGCGCTCTGTTTTATGCCGCACACGCCGGTCATCTCGAGATAACTCAGTGGCtgctaaaaaataaaagttccACGGAAACTAGGATCGGTATCGATTCCTGTCGCAGGCATGGCTTGAAAATCCAAGAAACTAGCAAAGTTGATTGTCGAGTTGGTCAAGAC CTGCCGGTACCAGAATGTTGCGGTAGAACTCCTTTGCACCAGGCAGCAAAGAATAATCATTCCGACGTGGTGAAAACTTTGGTGGAGGCTGGTGCGAACGTTAACGCACAAGACGAGCGAGGTATTACGGCATTGCTACTGGCAGGATGTAATGTGAATTCCAACGACGTTATCGAGATGTCGAAGTTCGTTGAAATTATCGACGTTCTCGTTTCTGCGAAGGCTTCGACGAATGTCATACACTCGGGCACAg GTTTAACGGCATTGCACCTTGCAACAGCATTGGGAAGTCCTAGGGCGGTAAGAAGGTTGCTCGAAGGTGACGCATGGCCCCTTTTTCAATGCGCCGACACGAAAAGCACACCTCTTCATATTGCGGCAGACGCCGGAAACCTGGAAACTCTACTCGTTCTACTTAAAAAGATACGTAGAGATCACGTCGACATACGCGACAAG ATCGGTCAGACAGCCCTTCATCTAGCTTGTTATCAAGGTCATCGTGAATGCGCCCGAGTTTTGATCGACCACGGTGGCTATCTATCGGCTGAAACGAAAAGCGGTGTCACCGTTATTGACGTCGTGTTTGCTCACATACCAGGTCCAATATCGTTTTTAACGGATATCATGGATACTCGTGTTCGATTTATCAATCATCAAAATATTGGCGAAGATGCTCGT ATTTCCATCGACTTTAGCATTTTGGCGCCGCACAGTGAGTTACAAACAAACGTTATCATAGCTCTTATAGCAGCTGCATCGAACGTCGAACAATTGGGAATTTTACAACATCCATTGATCGAATCGTTTCTTCATTTGAAATGGGCAAAATTGcgtgtcttttttttccttctggTATTCCTTTACgtatctttcgttctctctctctcaacattCGCCATAACTCTACTTCGACAAGGTAACTGTCACGTACCGCAAATCGTACTTAGTATATGTTCGACCATGTTGCTACTTTATAACACTGCCCAGGTTATGATGTTACCAAG aCATTACATAAGACAATTCGAAACATGGCTCTCCTTCATTAGCGCCGCTTTATCGTTCATGGTCTGCATGATCGTCGACAATATACGTTTCGTCGTGATCACGTCAAACGGTATACGCACACCCGAGTTGGTATTACATTCCATCAGTATCGCAATTTTGTTGGGTTGGATACAAATGATGCTGCTTATAGGACGTTTTCCAACTTGGGGATATTACGCGCTTATGTTTTCAACAGtcttatcgaatatattgaaG GTACTCCTAGCGTTCGTTTGTATGATTTTTGGATTCGCTTTGAGTTTCACCGTTTTATTCCATAATAACGAACAGTTCCACGATTGTTGGAAAGCCATAGTGAAGACCGTGGTAATGATGATGGGCGAATACGATTACGAGAATCTTTTTCCAAGCGATACCAAGGGCGATAAGTCTTTTCTAACGGTCACCAGTCGGGTCATCTTTCTTGGCTTTATAATACTCGCAAGTATGGTTCTAATGAACCTGATGATCGGCCTCGCGGTCAACGACATTCAAGGCCTACAGAAAGag GGCCACATTCGTCGATTGCTCAAACAGGCAGAATTCGTGGCACATTTGGAGAAACTAACTTCTCATCAAATTTTCAAAAGCAACTGGTTACATCCTTGGTTTAGGACTATCGTCAATTCGCGACGCGTAGTTACGACGAAAATGTTGCTGCACTGTCGCGACAATAATCTTTACGAATCCTTTCGtggaatatcgatcgaattgatGGAATCGTTGTTTCTTTTGGCCTCGAGGAATAATCAACAAAATGAACg CAATCGTTTCAAATCAAGTCGTATCGACACGAACGCGATGTCTTTATTGATCAACTTGCAAGAACAGATTCAACAATTACAGAAACTTTATTATCCGTCTATTCCCGACAGACGTTCGAAATTATTTGGTAAGCGATTAATTCGTAGAAGATTAAGCTGGGACGTTTAA
- the LOC122627615 gene encoding transient receptor potential channel pyrexia-like isoform X2, whose product MEDNKNRVKLMLAIENDEIDEALKILDEDDSNELLQPLGLLGITVVHLAAWKGHLDLLKRFLERGANIKSLDKIGRSALFYAAHAGHLEITQWLLKNKSSTETRIGIDSCRRHGLKIQETSKVDCRVGQDLPVPECCGRTPLHQAAKNNHSDVVKTLVEAGANVNAQDERGITALLLAGCNVNSNDVIEMSKFVEIIDVLVSAKASTNVIHSGTGLTALHLATALGSPRAVRRLLEGDAWPLFQCADTKSTPLHIAADAGNLETLLVLLKKIRRDHVDIRDKIGQTALHLACYQGHRECARVLIDHGGYLSAETKSGVTVIDVVFAHIPGPISFLTDIMDTRVRFINHQNIGEDARISIDFSILAPHSELQTNVIIALIAAASNVEQLGILQHPLIESFLHLKWAKLRVFFFLLVFLYVSFVLSLSTFAITLLRQGNCHVPQIVLSICSTMLLLYNTAQVMMLPRHYIRQFETWLSFISAALSFMVCMIVDNIRFVVITSNGIRTPELVLHSISIAILLGWIQMMLLIGRFPTWGYYALMFSTVLSNILKGHIRRLLKQAEFVAHLEKLTSHQIFKSNWLHPWFRTIVNSRRVVTTKMLLHCRDNNLYESFRGISIELMESLFLLASRNNQQNERNRFKSSRIDTNAMSLLINLQEQIQQLQKLYYPSIPDRRSKLFGKRLIRRRLSWDV is encoded by the exons atggaggacAACAAGAATCGAGTGAAACTAATGTTAGCGATAGAGAATGATGAAATCGATGAAGCATTGAAAATCTTGGATGAGGACGACAGTAACGAACTCCTTCAACCACTCGGATTACTCGGCATCACTGTTGTACATTTGGCCGCATGGAAGGGTCATTTGGATTTGTTGAAACGATTTTTAGAGAGAGGTGCCAACATCAAATCTCTCGACAAAATCGGTAGGAGCGCTCTGTTTTATGCCGCACACGCCGGTCATCTCGAGATAACTCAGTGGCtgctaaaaaataaaagttccACGGAAACTAGGATCGGTATCGATTCCTGTCGCAGGCATGGCTTGAAAATCCAAGAAACTAGCAAAGTTGATTGTCGAGTTGGTCAAGAC CTGCCGGTACCAGAATGTTGCGGTAGAACTCCTTTGCACCAGGCAGCAAAGAATAATCATTCCGACGTGGTGAAAACTTTGGTGGAGGCTGGTGCGAACGTTAACGCACAAGACGAGCGAGGTATTACGGCATTGCTACTGGCAGGATGTAATGTGAATTCCAACGACGTTATCGAGATGTCGAAGTTCGTTGAAATTATCGACGTTCTCGTTTCTGCGAAGGCTTCGACGAATGTCATACACTCGGGCACAg GTTTAACGGCATTGCACCTTGCAACAGCATTGGGAAGTCCTAGGGCGGTAAGAAGGTTGCTCGAAGGTGACGCATGGCCCCTTTTTCAATGCGCCGACACGAAAAGCACACCTCTTCATATTGCGGCAGACGCCGGAAACCTGGAAACTCTACTCGTTCTACTTAAAAAGATACGTAGAGATCACGTCGACATACGCGACAAG ATCGGTCAGACAGCCCTTCATCTAGCTTGTTATCAAGGTCATCGTGAATGCGCCCGAGTTTTGATCGACCACGGTGGCTATCTATCGGCTGAAACGAAAAGCGGTGTCACCGTTATTGACGTCGTGTTTGCTCACATACCAGGTCCAATATCGTTTTTAACGGATATCATGGATACTCGTGTTCGATTTATCAATCATCAAAATATTGGCGAAGATGCTCGT ATTTCCATCGACTTTAGCATTTTGGCGCCGCACAGTGAGTTACAAACAAACGTTATCATAGCTCTTATAGCAGCTGCATCGAACGTCGAACAATTGGGAATTTTACAACATCCATTGATCGAATCGTTTCTTCATTTGAAATGGGCAAAATTGcgtgtcttttttttccttctggTATTCCTTTACgtatctttcgttctctctctctcaacattCGCCATAACTCTACTTCGACAAGGTAACTGTCACGTACCGCAAATCGTACTTAGTATATGTTCGACCATGTTGCTACTTTATAACACTGCCCAGGTTATGATGTTACCAAG aCATTACATAAGACAATTCGAAACATGGCTCTCCTTCATTAGCGCCGCTTTATCGTTCATGGTCTGCATGATCGTCGACAATATACGTTTCGTCGTGATCACGTCAAACGGTATACGCACACCCGAGTTGGTATTACATTCCATCAGTATCGCAATTTTGTTGGGTTGGATACAAATGATGCTGCTTATAGGACGTTTTCCAACTTGGGGATATTACGCGCTTATGTTTTCAACAGtcttatcgaatatattgaaG GGCCACATTCGTCGATTGCTCAAACAGGCAGAATTCGTGGCACATTTGGAGAAACTAACTTCTCATCAAATTTTCAAAAGCAACTGGTTACATCCTTGGTTTAGGACTATCGTCAATTCGCGACGCGTAGTTACGACGAAAATGTTGCTGCACTGTCGCGACAATAATCTTTACGAATCCTTTCGtggaatatcgatcgaattgatGGAATCGTTGTTTCTTTTGGCCTCGAGGAATAATCAACAAAATGAACg CAATCGTTTCAAATCAAGTCGTATCGACACGAACGCGATGTCTTTATTGATCAACTTGCAAGAACAGATTCAACAATTACAGAAACTTTATTATCCGTCTATTCCCGACAGACGTTCGAAATTATTTGGTAAGCGATTAATTCGTAGAAGATTAAGCTGGGACGTTTAA
- the LOC122632399 gene encoding uncharacterized protein LOC122632399: MAGRRVDRHQQHYNKYHQQNELQQNEDKAHYRQLSRREPISSLLLIAIITAAGAKAQIAKEEEVAARAVAIASAAATILLSSVAVNELPATVALSEVSSTVSQEEESVALATVAVTATATAAAALAAVAAAVSVSVSTVPAVPVPRFAAVGG, from the exons ATGGCCGGCCGGCGCGTGGACCGGCACCAACAGCATTACAACAAGTATCA CCAACAAAACGAGCTTCAACAAAACGAGGATAAAGCGCATTACCGGCAATTAAGTAGACGCGAAccgatctcttctcttcttctcatcgCTATAATCACGGCAGCAGGAGCGAAGGCTCAGATagcaaaggaagaagaagtagcAGCAAGAGCAGTGGCAATAGCATCGGCAGCAgcaacgatattattatcatcggtAGCAGTTAACGAATTACCGGCTACGGTAGCATTATCAGAGGTATCGTCGACAGTAtcgcaagaagaagaatcagTAGCATTGGCAACAGTAGCAGTAACAGCAAcggcaacagcagcagcagcactagcagcagtagcagcagcagtatcAGTATCAGTATCAACGGTACCAgcagtaccagtacca AGGTTCGCGGCCGTCGGCGGTTAA